From one Prosthecobacter vanneervenii genomic stretch:
- a CDS encoding sulfatase-like hydrolase/transferase, whose amino-acid sequence MKLLTQLCFVVVFVITVSAYSAPPNIVILFVDDLGYADIGPFGATKQKTPNLDRMAREGMKLTSFYAAPVCSVSRAQLMTGCYGARISVPGVYPPGSKNGLHPQERTIAEYLKEKGYATQIVGKWHLGDQPEFLPTKQGFDHYLGIPYSNDMQKTAKKSGQKVVPLVRDDKVVELLTEEDQSRIEERYTDEAVGFIRANQSRPFFLYFPHTAVHTPIHPGKAFQGKSQNGRFGDWVEEVDWSVGRVLDTLRELKLDENTLVVFTSDNGPWLVKGLDGGSALPLRGGKGSTWEGGVREPSLAWWPGKIAPGSVCDAVAGTIDLLPTCVKLAGGMVPTEPVIDGRDISPLLFGQTKESQREAHYYFGSYNLQAVRQGPWKLALVPQSDPKTKGVIAEDSKVNPRLYNLDQEIDERTNLADKHPEIVQKLQALATKMSEEIGGNEPKSRRPAGEVENPQLLYPSSETGGGKKVAPKGKKQPDKELAELKPGDTLTSDAAPQIAGRGFTISCTVETAEADVVLVAHGGASAGYALHLRGGHVVFTVRYGGGDAITEVVSPGVVTGSAKISARLAKDRNMTLTVNGEVVATAQAKSLVGRQPQENFCIGHDDARPVAAYHAKNRLEGKIDGLKISTE is encoded by the coding sequence ATGAAATTGCTGACGCAGCTCTGCTTTGTTGTTGTATTTGTCATAACGGTGTCGGCGTATTCAGCGCCGCCCAACATCGTTATTCTATTTGTAGATGACCTTGGGTATGCGGACATCGGGCCCTTTGGCGCCACGAAGCAGAAGACACCAAATCTGGACCGCATGGCACGGGAGGGGATGAAGCTGACAAGCTTTTACGCCGCGCCGGTATGCAGTGTGTCACGCGCGCAGTTGATGACGGGATGCTATGGGGCACGCATTTCAGTGCCAGGGGTGTATCCGCCGGGGAGCAAAAACGGGCTGCATCCGCAGGAGCGCACCATCGCCGAATACCTGAAAGAGAAAGGCTATGCGACGCAGATCGTGGGCAAGTGGCATCTGGGAGATCAGCCGGAGTTTCTGCCGACAAAGCAGGGCTTTGACCACTATCTGGGCATCCCATACTCCAATGACATGCAAAAGACCGCGAAGAAAAGCGGGCAGAAGGTGGTGCCGCTGGTGCGCGATGACAAAGTGGTGGAACTGTTGACGGAGGAGGACCAGAGCCGCATCGAGGAGCGCTACACGGATGAGGCTGTAGGATTCATCCGGGCCAATCAGAGCCGGCCATTCTTTCTCTACTTTCCCCACACGGCAGTCCACACGCCCATCCATCCAGGCAAGGCGTTTCAAGGGAAGTCACAAAACGGGCGCTTTGGCGACTGGGTGGAGGAGGTGGACTGGAGCGTGGGTCGTGTGCTGGACACGCTGCGTGAGCTGAAGCTGGATGAAAACACGCTGGTGGTTTTTACCAGCGACAACGGACCCTGGCTGGTGAAAGGCCTGGATGGTGGCAGTGCGCTGCCTCTGCGTGGAGGCAAGGGCAGCACCTGGGAGGGAGGAGTGCGTGAGCCCTCGCTGGCCTGGTGGCCGGGCAAGATCGCGCCAGGAAGTGTGTGCGATGCTGTGGCGGGCACCATCGACCTGCTGCCCACCTGTGTGAAACTGGCAGGCGGCATGGTGCCTACCGAACCAGTGATCGACGGACGCGACATCTCGCCGCTGCTATTTGGGCAGACCAAGGAATCGCAGCGCGAGGCGCATTACTACTTTGGGAGCTACAATCTCCAGGCCGTTCGACAGGGGCCATGGAAGCTCGCCTTGGTCCCGCAATCGGATCCGAAGACCAAGGGCGTCATTGCCGAAGACTCGAAGGTGAATCCGAGACTATACAATCTCGATCAGGAGATCGACGAGAGGACCAATCTGGCGGACAAGCATCCGGAGATCGTTCAGAAGCTGCAGGCTCTGGCCACCAAGATGAGCGAGGAGATCGGAGGGAACGAGCCCAAGTCGCGTCGGCCTGCCGGAGAGGTGGAGAATCCGCAGTTGCTATATCCATCCAGTGAAACCGGTGGCGGAAAGAAGGTCGCTCCCAAAGGAAAGAAACAGCCTGACAAGGAGCTGGCAGAACTGAAACCTGGCGACACACTGACAAGTGATGCCGCTCCGCAGATTGCCGGGAGAGGCTTCACGATTTCCTGCACGGTGGAAACGGCAGAGGCAGATGTGGTTCTGGTGGCGCATGGCGGTGCCTCAGCCGGATATGCCCTGCATTTACGCGGAGGGCATGTCGTTTTCACGGTGCGTTATGGAGGTGGGGACGCCATTACGGAGGTGGTGTCTCCAGGCGTGGTGACTGGCAGTGCCAAAATCTCTGCCCGGCTGGCCAAGGACCGGAACATGACGCTCACGGTCAACGGCGAAGTCGTGGCCACAGCGCAGGCAAAAAGTCTCGTGGGACGCCAGCCACAGGAGAACTTCTGCATCGGGCATGATGATGCGAGGCCAGTGGCCGCCTATCATGCCAAGAACCGATTGGAAGGAAAGATCGATGGGCTGAAGATCTCCACCGAGTGA
- a CDS encoding purple acid phosphatase family protein, with product MSRFAFLLFLVCAADAVAASDIRRLWLSFQREEPTHITVNWETEELGDSEVLFGISAALGGRIAKEEKVTLHHVEIPLSDKDAVYHYQVRSGGVASEVYTFKGMPKQELRAAVVGDWGFAQPDLSALIKDDVHVLMTAGDNVSSLHEKGREGTKAFSALIDSQPELFRSVPFMPILGNHDREIRSRGPKPPPEAVYDVEAAAYREFFALPGNEWNWVLSFPDFGARFAALDLEHIQDMGTTWQTGHPFDAACEQLAWYRKQMEPAHPGHTITLQNERNATMRGQLKGEWGRLFERGSAVITGFGYFAERAVVDGFPYYNTALKGNGDRYPDPKSAFFASEHSYVLLSFRPKAPMKIQIKSLAGEVLDEQVYPAK from the coding sequence ATGAGCCGTTTTGCTTTTCTTCTATTCCTCGTATGCGCGGCAGATGCCGTTGCCGCTTCTGATATTCGACGTCTCTGGCTGAGCTTTCAGCGTGAGGAGCCGACCCATATAACGGTGAACTGGGAAACCGAGGAGCTGGGAGATTCGGAAGTGCTATTTGGAATCAGCGCAGCGCTGGGTGGCAGGATCGCCAAGGAAGAAAAAGTCACGCTGCATCATGTGGAGATCCCTCTTTCTGACAAAGATGCGGTTTATCACTATCAAGTGCGCTCTGGTGGCGTGGCTTCAGAGGTCTATACCTTCAAGGGCATGCCAAAACAGGAGCTGCGTGCCGCAGTGGTGGGAGACTGGGGTTTTGCGCAGCCGGATCTGTCCGCGCTGATCAAGGATGATGTGCATGTGCTGATGACGGCTGGAGACAATGTCAGCAGCCTGCATGAGAAAGGCAGGGAAGGGACGAAGGCGTTCAGCGCTTTGATCGATTCACAGCCGGAGCTTTTTCGCAGCGTGCCTTTCATGCCGATCCTAGGGAATCATGACCGGGAGATTCGTTCGCGCGGGCCGAAACCGCCGCCCGAGGCGGTGTATGATGTGGAGGCGGCTGCGTATCGTGAGTTTTTTGCGCTGCCAGGAAATGAGTGGAACTGGGTGCTCAGCTTTCCGGATTTTGGCGCACGGTTTGCCGCCCTGGATCTGGAGCACATTCAGGACATGGGAACGACCTGGCAGACGGGGCATCCGTTTGACGCAGCATGTGAGCAACTGGCCTGGTATCGGAAGCAGATGGAGCCTGCGCATCCGGGGCACACGATCACCCTGCAGAATGAGCGCAATGCGACGATGCGTGGTCAGTTGAAGGGCGAATGGGGGAGGTTGTTTGAACGGGGCTCTGCGGTCATCACTGGATTTGGTTATTTCGCGGAGCGGGCTGTGGTCGATGGTTTCCCGTATTACAACACCGCGCTCAAAGGAAACGGGGATCGCTATCCGGATCCGAAGTCGGCCTTTTTTGCGAGCGAGCACAGCTATGTGCTGCTGAGCTTCAGGCCAAAGGCTCCGATGAAGATCCAGATCAAGAGCCTGGCTGGCGAGGTGCTGGACGAGCAGGTCTATCCGGCCAAGTGA
- a CDS encoding bifunctional 4-hydroxy-2-oxoglutarate aldolase/2-dehydro-3-deoxy-phosphogluconate aldolase — protein sequence MSTAFPENLRLQLRQTGVIAVLMIDRAEDAVPLARALLAGGVNGIELTLRTDAALESLRRIRAEVPEMTVGVGTILTPKQANEAKEAGASFGVAPGMNPRVVAEAIRIGLPFAPGVCTPTDIEIAIEAGCRVLKFFPSEPCGGLSYLRSIMAPFMHLGVQFIPLGGVGAGNAAHYLREPAVLALGGSWLAPKDIVAKGGWDVITALAREATDIVKEVRS from the coding sequence ATGAGCACCGCCTTTCCTGAGAATCTCCGCCTCCAGCTGCGCCAGACCGGCGTGATCGCTGTCCTGATGATCGATCGAGCGGAGGATGCGGTGCCGCTGGCGCGGGCTCTGCTCGCAGGCGGGGTCAATGGAATCGAGCTAACACTGCGCACAGATGCGGCGCTGGAATCTCTGCGGCGCATCCGGGCTGAAGTGCCTGAGATGACCGTGGGAGTGGGGACGATCCTGACGCCGAAGCAGGCGAATGAAGCCAAGGAGGCCGGGGCGAGCTTTGGCGTGGCGCCGGGCATGAACCCGCGCGTGGTGGCGGAGGCGATCCGCATTGGCCTGCCCTTTGCGCCAGGTGTGTGTACGCCGACGGATATCGAGATCGCCATCGAGGCAGGCTGCCGGGTGCTGAAGTTTTTCCCATCGGAGCCGTGTGGTGGGCTGAGTTATCTGCGCAGCATCATGGCTCCGTTCATGCATCTTGGGGTGCAGTTTATTCCGCTGGGTGGAGTAGGAGCTGGAAATGCGGCGCATTACCTGCGCGAGCCTGCGGTGTTGGCCTTAGGAGGCTCATGGCTGGCGCCCAAGGACATCGTGGCCAAGGGCGGCTGGGATGTGATCACCGCGCTGGCTCGTGAGGCCACAGACATTGTCAAAGAGGTGCGCTCATGA
- a CDS encoding ATP-dependent 6-phosphofructokinase, which yields MTPAPPDTSISTLGPCLIPSPVHRIGGVEAPFKEDAVDRILYHSHVLEDGRDSSTPSYEEAGPREKIYFDPPKTTVGIVTCGGLCPGLNDIIRGIVNRCHKQYGVARVYGFRYGYEGLVQRFGHTPLLLKPSSVEQAHHFGGTLLGSSRGKQDIGEMVDTLEDMKVDILFVIGGDGTLRGAAEIVKEIERRGLKKAVVGIPKTIDNDIRYLDKSFGFETAFDAAVQAVNCAYIEATGAVNGVGLVKLMGRDSGFIACYAALAGSNVDFVLVPEVPFELEGEGGLLEVLRQKLMKRGSAVIVVAEGAGQHLMQTGDDTDASGNKRYGDIGLFLKDRINAFFKQRKTEVNLKYIDPSYIVRSVPANAQDNVYCSRLAQNAVHAAMAGKTNMLVGRWHNSYIHLPLELVIHGRRKVDPTQELWHSVLECTGQPAVMK from the coding sequence ATGACCCCAGCCCCACCCGACACGAGCATTTCCACGCTCGGCCCATGCCTCATCCCCTCGCCCGTGCACCGCATCGGCGGCGTAGAGGCCCCTTTCAAAGAGGATGCCGTGGACCGCATCCTGTACCACAGCCACGTTCTTGAAGATGGCCGCGACTCCTCGACTCCCAGCTATGAAGAAGCAGGCCCGAGGGAAAAAATATATTTCGACCCACCCAAGACCACCGTCGGCATCGTGACCTGCGGCGGCCTCTGCCCAGGCCTCAATGACATCATCCGCGGCATCGTGAATCGCTGTCACAAACAGTACGGCGTCGCTCGCGTCTATGGTTTCCGCTACGGCTACGAGGGTCTGGTGCAACGCTTTGGCCACACGCCGTTGTTATTAAAACCCTCCTCCGTGGAGCAGGCGCACCATTTTGGCGGCACCCTGCTGGGCAGCTCCCGTGGCAAGCAGGACATCGGCGAGATGGTGGACACCCTCGAAGACATGAAGGTGGACATTCTCTTTGTCATCGGCGGGGACGGCACCCTGCGCGGCGCAGCGGAGATCGTGAAGGAGATCGAGCGCCGCGGACTGAAAAAAGCCGTCGTCGGCATTCCCAAGACCATCGACAACGACATCCGCTACCTCGACAAGAGCTTCGGCTTCGAAACCGCGTTTGACGCCGCCGTGCAGGCCGTCAACTGCGCCTACATCGAGGCCACCGGTGCCGTTAATGGCGTCGGCCTCGTCAAGCTCATGGGTCGCGACTCCGGCTTCATCGCCTGCTATGCCGCCCTGGCGGGCAGCAATGTGGATTTCGTCCTCGTTCCTGAAGTGCCTTTTGAGCTCGAGGGAGAAGGCGGCTTGCTTGAAGTTCTGCGCCAAAAGCTGATGAAGCGCGGCAGCGCTGTCATCGTGGTCGCAGAGGGCGCAGGCCAGCACCTCATGCAGACCGGCGACGACACCGACGCCAGCGGAAACAAGCGCTATGGCGACATCGGCCTCTTCTTGAAGGACCGCATCAATGCCTTCTTCAAGCAGCGCAAAACCGAGGTAAACCTCAAATACATCGATCCCAGCTACATCGTGCGCAGCGTGCCTGCCAACGCACAGGACAACGTGTACTGCTCCCGCCTGGCCCAGAACGCCGTGCACGCAGCCATGGCCGGCAAGACCAACATGCTCGTGGGCCGCTGGCACAATTCCTACATCCACCTCCCTCTAGAGCTGGTCATTCACGGCCGCCGCAAGGTGGACCCCACCCAGGAGCTCTGGCACAGCGTCCTGGAATGCACCGGTCAGCCTGCCGTGATGAAGTGA
- a CDS encoding sialidase family protein — MKHTLLLFSLFAAQLVAQDKAVLDLALEAPVINTQPGPEYDAEKRPGNMIIGLDRTPKGRLWAAWVGNGDSPNGFFMLATSDDDGKTWSNPKVVIDPQDGELNGVKYERRALVGNLWTDPLGRLWCFFDQSLGYFDGRGGDWYIRCDDPDAAEPKWTEPVRFADGCTLNKPTVLSNGDWLLPVSLWTRDRMNGPGVDKEAHKDLDVIRMANVFASTDQGKTWTRRGGVAFPRTDFDEHMIVERKDGSLWMLARTKDGISESVSTDKGATWSEPQPSSIQNCSARFFIRRLASGKLILVKNGPINVRLPRRSNLKAFLSEDDGKTWGKGFLIDDRSEVSYPDGFQAPNGDIHILYDWNRHTDAEILHVKFTEEDMQKQAEIGKLTMDPEEIKRRAKVGKDLVNKALAPKLPKAITPDPKWAAQALEDAKQDFKSIPYDGVTPNKMVCDTTLRELPDGSWILFMLAGGDTEPSPLNYTGVTRSHDMGKTWTPLDRFDVGFPREGKTIGQGPTELMILGQRSTLFFSTHSKHWANDWRSWFLTSDDSFKTWSKPYEVPGRLKERTFIRKHIVCKDGRIMAPFQHYIGPDDQQDRPPLERDFTNPRNGVLISKDGGKTWSEHGNIRLTPNSRYFGWAENDLFEHPDGRITMVIRGDGLGGMLYKAESKDGGLTWPEFASITPIPNPGSKTTLYNLGGDTVAILHNPNSKHRSPMALWISFDGMKTWPYQRVLQQESVDGPKGRMNYPDGFVSKDKQWLHFAFDDNRHRAVHYSAKLPPLK, encoded by the coding sequence ATGAAACACACGCTTCTGCTTTTTTCACTGTTCGCTGCGCAGCTCGTTGCGCAGGACAAGGCCGTGCTTGATCTTGCGCTCGAAGCGCCGGTCATCAATACGCAGCCGGGGCCTGAGTATGATGCGGAGAAGCGGCCGGGGAACATGATCATCGGCCTGGACCGCACGCCGAAGGGGCGCTTGTGGGCGGCGTGGGTGGGCAACGGGGATTCGCCCAATGGCTTTTTCATGCTGGCAACGAGCGATGATGACGGCAAGACATGGAGCAACCCGAAGGTGGTGATCGACCCGCAGGATGGAGAACTCAATGGCGTGAAGTATGAGCGCCGTGCGCTGGTGGGGAATCTGTGGACCGATCCACTGGGGCGGCTGTGGTGCTTCTTTGACCAGAGCCTGGGGTATTTCGATGGACGCGGCGGAGACTGGTACATCCGCTGCGACGATCCAGATGCTGCGGAGCCGAAGTGGACGGAGCCGGTACGTTTTGCGGATGGCTGCACGCTGAACAAGCCCACGGTCCTGAGCAATGGTGACTGGCTGTTGCCGGTCTCTCTATGGACGCGCGACCGCATGAATGGACCCGGAGTGGACAAGGAGGCGCACAAAGATCTGGATGTGATCCGCATGGCGAATGTGTTTGCCAGCACGGACCAGGGGAAGACGTGGACACGGCGTGGGGGCGTGGCTTTCCCACGCACGGACTTCGATGAGCATATGATCGTGGAGCGCAAGGATGGCAGCCTGTGGATGCTGGCACGCACCAAGGACGGAATCAGCGAGAGCGTATCCACTGACAAAGGCGCGACATGGAGCGAGCCGCAGCCTTCTTCGATTCAAAATTGCAGTGCGCGGTTTTTCATCCGCCGTCTGGCATCGGGAAAACTGATCTTGGTGAAGAACGGACCGATCAATGTGCGGCTGCCGCGTCGCTCGAATTTGAAGGCCTTTCTTTCCGAGGATGATGGCAAGACCTGGGGCAAGGGGTTCCTCATTGATGACCGCAGTGAGGTGTCTTATCCGGATGGCTTTCAGGCTCCGAATGGAGACATCCACATCCTCTATGACTGGAACCGTCATACCGATGCGGAGATCCTGCATGTGAAGTTTACGGAGGAGGACATGCAGAAGCAGGCGGAGATCGGCAAGCTGACGATGGATCCAGAGGAGATCAAGCGCCGGGCGAAGGTGGGCAAGGATCTAGTGAACAAGGCGCTGGCTCCGAAGCTGCCGAAGGCCATCACGCCAGACCCCAAGTGGGCCGCACAAGCGCTTGAGGATGCGAAGCAGGACTTCAAGAGCATACCGTATGATGGGGTGACGCCAAACAAGATGGTGTGCGACACCACGCTGCGCGAACTGCCAGACGGCTCATGGATTCTCTTCATGCTGGCCGGTGGTGACACGGAACCGAGCCCGCTCAACTACACGGGCGTGACCCGTAGCCATGACATGGGCAAGACATGGACGCCGCTGGATCGTTTTGACGTGGGCTTTCCCCGCGAGGGCAAGACGATCGGTCAGGGGCCGACTGAGCTCATGATTTTGGGACAGCGCAGCACGTTGTTTTTCTCCACCCATTCGAAGCACTGGGCCAACGACTGGCGCTCGTGGTTTCTCACCAGCGATGATTCGTTCAAGACCTGGAGCAAGCCGTATGAAGTGCCAGGTCGGCTGAAGGAGCGCACGTTTATCCGCAAGCATATCGTGTGCAAAGACGGGCGGATCATGGCCCCCTTTCAGCATTACATCGGACCTGATGACCAGCAGGACCGCCCGCCGCTGGAGCGCGACTTTACCAATCCGCGCAACGGGGTGCTGATCAGCAAGGACGGAGGTAAGACGTGGAGCGAGCATGGGAACATCCGCCTGACTCCGAACAGCCGCTATTTCGGCTGGGCGGAAAATGACCTCTTTGAGCATCCCGATGGACGCATCACGATGGTGATTCGTGGGGATGGGCTGGGCGGTATGCTTTACAAAGCGGAGAGCAAGGACGGCGGGCTGACTTGGCCGGAGTTTGCCAGCATCACTCCGATTCCGAATCCTGGCAGCAAGACGACACTCTACAATCTGGGCGGCGATACGGTGGCGATCCTGCACAATCCGAACAGCAAGCACCGCAGTCCGATGGCGCTGTGGATCAGCTTTGACGGCATGAAGACCTGGCCCTACCAGCGTGTGCTGCAGCAGGAGTCGGTGGACGGGCCGAAGGGACGGATGAACTACCCGGACGGTTTTGTGAGCAAGGACAAGCAGTGGCTGCACTTTGCCTTTGATGACAACCGCCATCGGGCGGTGCATTACAGCGCGAAGCTGCCGCCGCTGAAGTAG
- a CDS encoding M3 family oligoendopeptidase produces the protein MSHPAPTTPDRWSLESWFSGFGKPDYTEFKAALVRDVEALKKQAAALSIDVVEMAQVINALEALSDRLGHLSAYLGCLSADDANDEAVKADEAWISTLEAESTKLMASLRSALAALSDDAFDSLLADPSLKNAEHAVKRMRHEGQHQMKSEMEALAADLNVNGLHAWGRLYDTLTGKMEFEMTFPDGHKETVEMSRRRALMSEPDRRLREAAFHAGQKPWNDHAVTLAAGLNGIAGTRLSLYGRRGLPHFLDTPLFDGAMSRESLDAMLEAIHTHIELPRRALRKAAKLQGTSALHYFDLEAPQIAAPDEKELTWDEACATVDQAFSTAYPKLGEYFREMLAQRWIEAQPRAGKRPGAFCTGSQLKHEERVYMTFHCTVHDMVTLAHEVGHAWHSCVLRPARSFAANYPMTLAETASNFGEMILLNGLMNDPGLTEATKAYLLDQEMLRAHAYLINIPMRYEFEKAFYTERASGEVSVSRLSALMAEAQRKLYGDTLLEDGTDPMFWASKMHFFISGISFYNFPYVFGYLLSQALFARFKEEGASFLPRYEAFLSMTGSATCEEVVKRSLGEDITKPEFWATALKAMEPALKAYEAL, from the coding sequence ATGTCCCATCCTGCACCCACCACCCCTGACCGCTGGTCCCTTGAATCCTGGTTCTCCGGATTTGGCAAACCTGACTACACTGAATTTAAGGCCGCACTCGTGCGCGATGTGGAGGCGCTCAAAAAACAGGCTGCGGCGCTCAGCATAGACGTCGTCGAGATGGCGCAGGTAATCAATGCGCTGGAGGCTCTGAGCGACAGGCTCGGCCATCTCTCGGCCTATCTTGGGTGCTTGTCCGCCGACGATGCCAATGATGAGGCAGTGAAGGCTGACGAGGCCTGGATCTCCACACTCGAAGCAGAAAGCACCAAGCTCATGGCCTCGCTGCGCTCGGCGCTGGCGGCGCTGAGTGATGATGCGTTTGATTCACTGCTGGCAGATCCCTCTTTGAAAAATGCAGAGCATGCCGTGAAGCGCATGCGCCATGAGGGGCAGCACCAGATGAAGTCTGAGATGGAGGCGCTGGCTGCCGATCTCAATGTGAACGGACTGCATGCCTGGGGGCGGTTGTATGACACGCTGACGGGCAAGATGGAGTTTGAAATGACCTTTCCTGACGGTCACAAGGAGACCGTTGAGATGTCTCGTCGTCGTGCGCTCATGTCCGAGCCGGATCGCAGGCTGCGCGAGGCGGCCTTTCACGCCGGACAAAAGCCGTGGAATGATCATGCGGTGACGCTGGCAGCCGGTTTGAACGGCATCGCGGGCACACGGCTCAGCCTCTATGGCCGTCGTGGCCTGCCGCATTTTTTGGACACGCCGTTGTTTGACGGGGCCATGAGCCGGGAATCGCTGGATGCGATGCTGGAGGCGATTCACACGCATATCGAGCTGCCACGCCGTGCGCTGCGCAAAGCGGCGAAGCTGCAGGGAACATCGGCACTTCACTACTTTGATCTAGAGGCTCCGCAGATTGCCGCGCCAGATGAAAAGGAACTCACCTGGGACGAGGCCTGCGCCACAGTGGACCAGGCCTTCAGCACTGCATATCCGAAGCTGGGCGAGTATTTCCGTGAGATGCTGGCGCAGCGCTGGATCGAGGCGCAGCCGCGTGCGGGCAAGCGCCCCGGGGCCTTCTGCACCGGATCCCAGCTCAAGCATGAGGAGCGCGTGTACATGACCTTTCACTGCACGGTGCATGACATGGTGACGCTGGCCCATGAGGTGGGCCATGCCTGGCATTCGTGCGTGCTGCGCCCGGCGCGCTCCTTTGCCGCGAACTACCCGATGACGCTCGCGGAAACGGCGTCGAATTTTGGCGAGATGATCCTGCTCAACGGGCTGATGAATGATCCCGGCCTCACGGAAGCCACCAAGGCCTACCTGCTGGACCAGGAGATGCTGCGCGCGCATGCTTATCTGATCAACATTCCGATGCGCTATGAGTTTGAGAAGGCCTTCTACACGGAGCGTGCGAGCGGCGAGGTGAGCGTGAGCCGCCTCAGCGCCCTTATGGCAGAGGCGCAGCGCAAGCTCTATGGCGACACGTTGCTCGAAGACGGCACGGACCCGATGTTCTGGGCTTCGAAGATGCACTTCTTCATCAGCGGCATTTCGTTCTACAATTTCCCCTATGTCTTTGGCTATCTGCTCAGCCAGGCGCTGTTTGCCCGCTTCAAGGAGGAAGGCGCGTCCTTCCTGCCGCGTTACGAGGCCTTCCTCTCCATGACGGGCAGCGCGACCTGCGAAGAGGTCGTGAAACGCAGCCTTGGTGAAGACATTACCAAGCCTGAATTCTGGGCCACGGCACTGAAGGCCATGGAGCCGGCGCTGAAGGCCTACGAAGCGCTGTAA
- a CDS encoding sugar kinase — translation MSRVVTFGEIMLRLATPGHARFQQAMPGGLHASFAGAEASIAASLSYLGADAAFVTALPANSIADACVADLRSLGVETKHILRTAGGRLGVYFLEHGANQRGGNVIYDREGSSVAITPAAEYDWGAIFVGCDWFVISGITPAISRNAAEVARVAMREAQGLGIKIVCDMNYRTKLWNWEPPLSARELATRTMRELLPMVSVFVGGVSDATAMLGIESSGDLQALARQIVAEFPNLSHAAFTLRDGSTAAAQCFGGALYEAVTDTLHTAPRLTITQVIDRLGAGDAFTAGLVFSFLQNSDPQTAIAFATAAGCLAHSIEGDYNYSTPSEIEALMQGDGGGRVSR, via the coding sequence ATGAGCCGGGTGGTTACTTTTGGCGAGATCATGCTGCGGTTGGCGACGCCAGGGCATGCGCGGTTTCAGCAGGCGATGCCGGGAGGACTGCATGCGAGCTTTGCCGGAGCGGAGGCCAGCATTGCAGCATCGCTTTCCTATCTCGGTGCAGATGCGGCATTTGTCACAGCGTTGCCCGCCAATTCGATTGCGGACGCGTGTGTGGCGGATCTGCGCAGCCTTGGGGTGGAGACAAAGCACATCCTGCGGACGGCGGGAGGCAGGCTTGGTGTGTACTTTCTGGAGCATGGCGCCAATCAGCGCGGTGGTAACGTGATCTATGACCGCGAAGGCTCCTCCGTGGCCATCACCCCGGCTGCTGAGTATGACTGGGGGGCAATCTTTGTCGGGTGCGATTGGTTTGTGATCTCCGGAATCACGCCAGCGATTTCACGCAACGCAGCCGAGGTGGCACGTGTGGCCATGCGAGAAGCGCAGGGGCTTGGGATCAAGATCGTGTGCGACATGAATTACCGCACCAAACTCTGGAACTGGGAGCCGCCGCTGTCTGCACGTGAGCTCGCCACACGCACCATGCGGGAGCTGCTGCCGATGGTGAGCGTGTTTGTGGGCGGGGTGAGCGATGCGACTGCGATGCTGGGCATTGAATCCAGCGGTGATTTGCAGGCGCTGGCCAGGCAGATCGTTGCCGAGTTTCCCAATCTCAGTCATGCGGCCTTCACCCTGCGTGATGGCAGCACCGCAGCGGCGCAATGCTTTGGCGGCGCACTCTACGAAGCGGTAACTGACACACTGCATACCGCCCCACGCCTCACCATCACCCAGGTGATCGACCGCCTCGGCGCCGGGGATGCTTTCACCGCGGGGCTGGTGTTTTCGTTTCTGCAAAACTCCGACCCTCAAACCGCCATCGCCTTTGCTACTGCGGCCGGCTGTCTGGCGCATTCCATCGAAGGCGACTACAACTACAGCACACCCAGCGAAATCGAAGCCCTCATGCAGGGCGATGGTGGAGGCCGTGTGAGCCGCTGA